Genomic window (Alphaproteobacteria bacterium SS10):
AATCGGTCAGCAGCTTCAGCAGCATATTGCAGAAGCCGTAAACAGCATTCACCTGGGTGCCGTCCGCGCGATTCATTGGCGGCAGGGCGTGATAGGCGCGGAAAATAAAGCCCGACCCATCAACCAGATAGAGGGGCTTGGCGGGGTCGTATTGGCGATCTGACATGTTGGCTAGGTCTTGGGCTTAGTGGTCCGCTTTCGCGTCTTCTTTAAGGATGAAGCGGCGACCGCAATAGGGGCAGTCCTTCCAGCCAACCTTCGCGATCGTCATGTATTCGATCGGATGGCCGAGGGCACCACCGCCACCATCACAGGAAACATGAACGGTATCGACATAGATGGTTTCGACTGGCTCGGACATGGGCGGTGGTTCCGGATGGTGTCAGCGGGCGGCTGCCTGCTGGAAGAGTGATGGGAATTGTTTCCCGCGATCTATATATGTGCGAGCTATATATAGGCTACGGCCAAGGCGATAAAGTCTGGCCTTGCTGAGTGTTTTGTTTGGATGCCCTAAATGTCAGCCACCACATCCCTGCCAGATTACGCCGTTGAGGTTAATGGCCTGGTTAAGACCTACCCGGCCCAGGGTAAGGCACCGGCCAAGGATGCGCTGAAGGGTATTGATCTGAAGGTTGAGCGGGGCTCGATGTTCGCCCTGCTGGGCCCAAACGGTGCGGGCAAATCCACCCTGATTAACATCCTGGCCGGTCTGGTCCGCAAAAGCAGCGGCAGCGCTAAGGTCTGGGGTTATGAGACGTTGAACCAATCCCGCATGGCCCGCGCTGCCATTGGCGTGGTCCCGCAGGAATTGAACCTGGATGCCTTCTTCACCCCGATGGAGATGCTGGACCTACAGGCTGGCCTCTACGGCATCCCGCGTTCTGAGCGTCGCTCTGAGGCGTTGCTTGAAACCGTTGGGCTGGGGGATAAGGCCAATACCTATGCCCGCAACCTGTCCGGTGGCATGCGTCGCCGCCTGATGGTGGCCAAGGCCATGGTCCACGCCCCACCCGTTCTGGTGCTGGATGAGCCAACCGCCGGTGTTGATATCGAGCTTCGTCAGATGCTGTGGGACAATGTCCGCGCGTTGAATGAGCAGGGGGTCACGGTGCTGCTAACCACCCACTATCTGGAAGAGGCGGAGGAGCTTTGCGACACCATCGCCATCATCAACCATGGTGAGGTTGTTGCCTGCGAGCCGAAGCGTAAGCTGCTTAGCCGGATTGACCAGAAAGAGGTGGTGATCACCCTCGACCGCGATATCGATGAGGTGCCGGAAAGCTGCCGCAGCTTTGAGGGTGCCACGATTGAGGGGCGCGAGATGGTGATCCGCTATCGCCGGTCAGAGGCGAGCATTGGCTCGGTTCTTGAGGCCGTCTCCCAATGCGGTATCGGCATTGTCGACCTCACCACCCGTGAGCCGCATCTGGAAGAGGTCTTCCTATCCCTTACCCGGCGGCAGGCTGCCTGATCGATGATGCGTCGCTGGTTGCTTGTCTGTTTGGTTGTCCTTAGTGCCTGTGCGCCGGATTTCCGGCCTGCCGGTCCGGCGATCCAGGCCCCTGTCCTGACCTTGAGTGAGGCACAGGACCAAAGCGACCCAGCTTTTATCACCGCCGCCGACGGTACCCAGCTGCCGCTAAAGAAATGGCCAGCGACGGGGGAGACCCGCGCGGTGGTGTTGGCCCTCCATGGGTTCACCGATTATCGGCAGGCCTTTGCCCTGCCAGCCGCTGCCTGGTCCACCGTGGGTGTGACCACCTATGCCTATGATCAGCGTGGTTTTGGGGCGGCTGGTGAACGGCTACGTTGGGCGGGGACCGAGACATACGTTAATGATGCGCGCCAAGCGCTTGCCCTGGTCCGGCGCCAGCATCCGGGCGTGCCGCTTTACCTGCTGGGTGAGAGTATGGGCGGCGCGGTCGCGATCCTGGCGGTGACCGAGACCAAGACTGCGGGCGATGTCGCCGATGGCCTTATCCTGATTGCCCCGGCGGTGATGAACCGACCAGCCCTGGGTGAGTTTGAGCGCACGGTTTTGGACGTCACCGCTAATCTGCTGCCCTGGGCGATGAGTGGCCGCCGCGGTGTTGGCTCATTGCCCACCGATAACATCCCCCTGTTGCGGGTGATGTCACGCGATCCCTTGATGCAGCGTGAGGTCCGGTTCGACCAGATTTACGGCCTGCTTTTGATGCTAGAGACGGCGACCCAGCGGATTGACCAGATCGATATGCCATCGCTCGTCCTGTTCGGCGGTAAGGACGAGATTCTGCCCGCCGGTGTCGCTGATTACTTCCGCGATACGGTGCCAGAGACGCTGGATGATGAGCTAATCCGGATTGAGACGATCCCCGATGCCTATCACATGCTGCTTCGTGATATCGAAGCCAGCGACCGGCATGAGCGGGTCGCCGCCTGGATGCTTGATGAAGATCGCCTCGCACAGCACGCAGAACTGAAAGCTGATTAAGGCTTAACCACCAGCCGTTCATCGGCCAGCGGTGGAAACAGGCCACGGCCTGCCGCTTTTACAAAGCGTTGGAAGTTTGGACATTCCAGATGGCTTGGCGCCGGGCAGTCTGCGGTATGGCGCAGGGCTTCACTAATCGCAGTGAGCTTCTTGATCGTACGGTCAAGCTCATCAGCCTTGGCCGTCAGCCGGCCGCGGTCCACGCTGGTGCCGGTTTGATTGGTGAACATGTCGGCGATTTCATCGAGGGAGAAGCCCGCCGCACGGCCCAGGGCGATCAACCCCAACCGCTCCAACACATCGGGTTCAAACAAACGCTTCAGGCCCCGCCGACCGGATGATTGGATCAGCCCCCGCTCCTCATAATAGCGTAGGGTGGAGGCTGGCTGTCCGGTGCGTTTGGCGACCTCACTGATGTCTAGCATTCTGGCGAGCATTTGCGTCTTGACCTCAAGTTAACTTGAGGTGGCAGGCTAGGGCCAATCCCGGTCGCGATGCAAGCGACCCATCCATTGGAGAGAGTTGAGATGAGCACCGACGCCCTTGTACGAACCCCGGAGGCCGCCGCCCAACATCGCAAGCGGCAACGCGCCTATTGGAATGGCGACGCGGCCACCACCTGGGTTGAGCAGGAAGAGATCCTGGACACCATGTTGTCCCCGTTCAATCACCTGCTGTTGGAAGAGGCGGCACGGGTGAAGCCCCGGCGCATTCTGGATGTGGGCTGCGGGTTTGGCACAACGACCTTGGCGCTGGCCAAGCAGTTGGGGGAGGCGGGTCAGGTCACGGGCATCGATCTATCCCAAACATTGATCAACCATGCAAAGCAGCGGATCGAGGGGGCAGCCGTCAAACCTCAATTCATCTGCGACGATGCGGGCGCCCATGATTTTGGGGAGCCAAGTTTCGACCTCTTGGTCTCTCGCTTCGGCGTCATGTTCTTCGCGGATCCCGTGACCGCCTTCGCCAATCTTATGCGGGCCGCGAAGCCTGGCGCCTCTCTCGCCTTTGTCGTCTGGCGACCGCCGGAGGAGAATGAGTTCT
Coding sequences:
- a CDS encoding helix-turn-helix domain-containing protein, with the protein product MLARMLDISEVAKRTGQPASTLRYYEERGLIQSSGRRGLKRLFEPDVLERLGLIALGRAAGFSLDEIADMFTNQTGTSVDRGRLTAKADELDRTIKKLTAISEALRHTADCPAPSHLECPNFQRFVKAAGRGLFPPLADERLVVKP
- a CDS encoding ABC transporter ATP-binding protein; this encodes MSATTSLPDYAVEVNGLVKTYPAQGKAPAKDALKGIDLKVERGSMFALLGPNGAGKSTLINILAGLVRKSSGSAKVWGYETLNQSRMARAAIGVVPQELNLDAFFTPMEMLDLQAGLYGIPRSERRSEALLETVGLGDKANTYARNLSGGMRRRLMVAKAMVHAPPVLVLDEPTAGVDIELRQMLWDNVRALNEQGVTVLLTTHYLEEAEELCDTIAIINHGEVVACEPKRKLLSRIDQKEVVITLDRDIDEVPESCRSFEGATIEGREMVIRYRRSEASIGSVLEAVSQCGIGIVDLTTREPHLEEVFLSLTRRQAA
- a CDS encoding class I SAM-dependent methyltransferase gives rise to the protein MSTDALVRTPEAAAQHRKRQRAYWNGDAATTWVEQEEILDTMLSPFNHLLLEEAARVKPRRILDVGCGFGTTTLALAKQLGEAGQVTGIDLSQTLINHAKQRIEGAAVKPQFICDDAGAHDFGEPSFDLLVSRFGVMFFADPVTAFANLMRAAKPGASLAFVVWRPPEENEFLSLGPTMAAERLAQLSIEMPGADISDPGPFSLSKVDRTEQLFETAGWEDVRCEPHDLPGKLSADMLERYLAKFASMRQDLSDVDPAELASINADILAAYQKFVDGDDVPFTASVWLVRARKPG
- a CDS encoding zinc-finger domain-containing protein, which translates into the protein MSEPVETIYVDTVHVSCDGGGGALGHPIEYMTIAKVGWKDCPYCGRRFILKEDAKADH
- a CDS encoding alpha/beta fold hydrolase — its product is MMRRWLLVCLVVLSACAPDFRPAGPAIQAPVLTLSEAQDQSDPAFITAADGTQLPLKKWPATGETRAVVLALHGFTDYRQAFALPAAAWSTVGVTTYAYDQRGFGAAGERLRWAGTETYVNDARQALALVRRQHPGVPLYLLGESMGGAVAILAVTETKTAGDVADGLILIAPAVMNRPALGEFERTVLDVTANLLPWAMSGRRGVGSLPTDNIPLLRVMSRDPLMQREVRFDQIYGLLLMLETATQRIDQIDMPSLVLFGGKDEILPAGVADYFRDTVPETLDDELIRIETIPDAYHMLLRDIEASDRHERVAAWMLDEDRLAQHAELKAD